The following coding sequences are from one Lipingzhangella halophila window:
- a CDS encoding DUF3352 domain-containing protein, which produces MSYPDPPNQPPWMPPGQQPGGPPPQGMAYAQPQYGAPRKRRTWLIPVAGVVGVALMASTVWAANYAMDDLFGGPQPETAMPASSVMFAKLDLKPSGGQLANYAQFVNKLPDELKDEVDPEADPAEPIFDDGFLEDTGLNYEDDIEPWFGQRFGAAAWPAEDEEAAADESGMAFAVTLAVEDEEAADAALSDLSSEFEEFHYDFYEDFAVLSNTSAALDEHAALLEDGSLADEDTFTSDMDSVGSDSLAAAWLDLDGFSDLAEDESGSSPPSTDPFDDPYSDPSDPFSDPGDPYSDPSDPFGGPSLTPGTGFEEASGRMAMALKIESDYVELRGDMFEVTVDGVSMSDYEVDDPGIGVLGELPDDTVMAAGGNNLEQWVTQAYEADPEAFDEGGLTDGMEELGAAPPEGFADLLGTQTAFGITDFDGMLGGESFSADPSYQYRATGADEAILEDLVTQMSEGSYGSSPGVDSDGDTAVVSYGSTGTGKLADDEVYQQTMQDMEGATVGFYLDARAIAEDSGTEGADQYGGVGGSMSLDGDNASLQARWAPTGG; this is translated from the coding sequence ATGTCCTACCCCGATCCCCCGAACCAGCCACCCTGGATGCCCCCGGGCCAGCAGCCCGGCGGGCCGCCACCGCAGGGGATGGCCTACGCGCAGCCGCAGTACGGCGCGCCGCGCAAGCGCCGGACCTGGCTGATCCCAGTCGCCGGTGTGGTAGGCGTCGCGCTCATGGCGTCGACGGTCTGGGCCGCCAACTACGCCATGGACGACCTGTTCGGTGGGCCCCAGCCCGAGACGGCCATGCCGGCTTCGTCGGTGATGTTCGCCAAGCTGGACCTGAAGCCCTCGGGCGGGCAGCTCGCCAACTACGCGCAGTTCGTCAATAAGCTTCCGGACGAGCTGAAGGACGAGGTCGACCCCGAGGCTGACCCGGCCGAGCCGATCTTCGACGACGGTTTCCTCGAGGACACCGGCCTCAACTACGAGGACGACATCGAACCGTGGTTCGGCCAGCGGTTCGGGGCCGCCGCGTGGCCCGCCGAGGACGAGGAGGCGGCGGCCGACGAGTCCGGCATGGCGTTCGCGGTCACGCTGGCCGTGGAGGACGAGGAGGCCGCCGACGCCGCCCTCAGCGACCTCTCAAGCGAGTTCGAGGAGTTCCATTACGACTTCTACGAGGACTTCGCCGTCCTCTCCAACACCAGTGCGGCGCTCGACGAGCACGCCGCGCTGCTGGAGGACGGCTCGCTGGCCGACGAGGACACCTTCACCAGCGACATGGACTCGGTGGGCAGCGACAGCCTCGCCGCTGCGTGGCTCGACCTCGACGGCTTCTCCGATCTGGCCGAAGACGAAAGCGGAAGCAGCCCTCCCAGCACCGATCCCTTCGACGACCCGTACAGCGACCCGAGCGACCCGTTCAGCGATCCCGGCGACCCCTACAGCGACCCGAGCGACCCGTTCGGGGGCCCCTCGCTCACCCCCGGCACCGGGTTCGAGGAGGCCAGCGGCCGCATGGCCATGGCCCTGAAGATCGAGTCCGACTACGTCGAGCTGCGCGGCGACATGTTCGAGGTCACGGTCGACGGCGTGTCCATGTCCGACTACGAGGTGGACGACCCCGGGATCGGCGTCCTCGGTGAACTGCCCGACGACACCGTAATGGCCGCGGGTGGCAACAACCTCGAGCAGTGGGTGACGCAGGCCTACGAGGCCGACCCCGAGGCGTTCGACGAGGGCGGCCTCACCGACGGGATGGAGGAGCTCGGGGCCGCGCCGCCCGAGGGCTTCGCCGACCTGCTCGGGACTCAGACCGCGTTCGGGATCACCGACTTCGACGGGATGCTCGGCGGCGAGTCCTTCAGCGCGGACCCGTCATACCAATACCGGGCCACCGGCGCCGACGAGGCCATCCTGGAGGACCTGGTCACGCAGATGAGCGAGGGCAGCTACGGCTCGTCCCCGGGCGTCGACAGCGACGGCGACACCGCTGTCGTCTCCTACGGCAGCACCGGAACCGGAAAGCTCGCCGACGACGAGGTGTACCAGCAGACCATGCAGGACATGGAGGGCGCCACTGTGGGCTTCTACCTCGACGCTCGTGCGATCGCCGAGGACTCGGGCACGGAAGGCGCCGACCAGTACGGCGGAGTCGGCGGCTCGATGAGCCTCGACGGCGACAACGCGTCCCTCCAGGCCCGCTGGGCTCCCACCGGCGGCTAG
- a CDS encoding DUF4245 domain-containing protein — protein sequence MSNYSRADATFGAYAAALGLLVAVLLVMAFVVSARNEEHIPRVDYGSDAQELSRTAEYTVLVPEDLPEGWVPTSSRLDAEDGQESGGAAPAAWTLGFATPEDMHARVSMSDAEPERFVARTTEHGDPDGESEIGDATWERYLNEGEEQRSLVRADEGGATVVVTGSADYKELETLAGSLRPRE from the coding sequence ATGAGCAACTACAGCCGCGCCGATGCCACGTTTGGTGCCTACGCCGCCGCTCTTGGCCTCCTCGTCGCCGTCCTTCTTGTAATGGCGTTCGTGGTCTCGGCCCGAAACGAAGAGCACATCCCCCGCGTCGACTACGGCTCCGACGCGCAGGAGCTCTCCCGGACCGCGGAGTACACCGTCCTCGTGCCCGAGGACCTGCCGGAGGGGTGGGTTCCCACCAGCAGTCGGCTCGACGCCGAGGACGGTCAGGAGAGCGGTGGCGCCGCGCCCGCCGCCTGGACCCTGGGTTTCGCCACCCCGGAGGATATGCACGCCCGGGTGAGCATGAGTGACGCTGAGCCCGAGCGGTTCGTCGCGCGGACCACGGAGCACGGCGATCCCGACGGCGAGTCCGAGATCGGCGACGCGACTTGGGAGCGTTACCTGAACGAGGGGGAAGAGCAGCGCTCACTGGTCCGGGCGGACGAGGGCGGCGCCACGGTAGTCGTCACCGGCAGCGCGGACTACAAGGAGCTGGAGACCCTCGCCGGGTCGCTGCGGCCGCGCGAGTGA
- the glpX gene encoding class II fructose-bisphosphatase, with translation MTTSSVPAAEHSFEAPDRNLALELVRVTEAAALAAGRWVGKGDKNRADAAAVRGMRHLISTVTMTGTVVIGEGEKDDAPMLYNGERVGDGGGSHWDVAVDPIDGTRLTAKGMPNAISVIAMSPRGSMFDPSAVFYMDKLAAGAAAADVVDITAPIADNINAVARAKGGTAQDVTVVILDRPRHEHIVHEVRQAGARIKFITDGDVAGAIMAARPGTGVDLLLGIGGTPEGIISACAMRCLGGVIQGRLWPTDDEERRKAAEAGYDVDQVLTTTDLVSSDDVFFAATGITDGELLGGVRYEEGRAMTDSLVMRGRSGTVRMMHSEHRLTKLATYSGIDFEAAR, from the coding sequence ATGACCACGTCAAGCGTCCCTGCCGCAGAGCATTCCTTCGAGGCCCCCGACCGCAACCTGGCTCTGGAGCTGGTCCGGGTGACCGAGGCCGCTGCGCTCGCGGCGGGCCGCTGGGTCGGCAAAGGCGACAAGAACCGGGCCGACGCCGCCGCTGTGCGCGGCATGCGGCACCTCATCAGCACCGTGACGATGACCGGAACCGTGGTCATCGGTGAGGGCGAGAAGGACGACGCCCCGATGCTCTACAACGGCGAGCGGGTCGGCGACGGCGGCGGCTCGCACTGGGACGTGGCCGTCGACCCCATCGACGGCACCCGGCTGACCGCCAAGGGGATGCCGAACGCGATCTCGGTCATCGCCATGAGCCCGCGCGGTTCCATGTTCGACCCCTCCGCGGTGTTCTACATGGACAAGCTGGCCGCGGGGGCCGCCGCGGCGGACGTGGTGGATATCACCGCCCCGATCGCGGACAACATCAACGCGGTGGCGCGCGCCAAGGGCGGCACCGCGCAGGACGTCACGGTGGTGATCCTGGACCGGCCGCGCCACGAGCACATCGTGCACGAGGTGCGCCAGGCCGGCGCGCGGATCAAGTTCATCACCGATGGCGACGTCGCCGGGGCGATCATGGCGGCCCGCCCCGGCACCGGTGTTGACCTGCTGCTGGGGATCGGTGGGACCCCTGAGGGCATCATCAGCGCCTGCGCCATGAGATGCCTGGGCGGGGTGATCCAGGGCCGGTTGTGGCCAACCGACGACGAGGAGCGGCGCAAGGCGGCGGAGGCCGGCTACGACGTCGACCAGGTACTGACCACAACGGACCTGGTGTCGTCGGACGACGTGTTCTTCGCCGCCACGGGAATCACCGACGGCGAACTGCTTGGCGGTGTTCGCTACGAGGAAGGCCGGGCTATGACGGATTCGCTGGTCATGCGGGGCCGTAGCGGCACGGTCCGAATGATGCACAGCGAGCACCGGCTGACCAAGCTCGCGACCTACAGCGGGATCGACTTCGAGGCGGCGCGCTGA
- a CDS encoding TetR/AcrR family transcriptional regulator, with the protein MEKVQKPARISHRGAATRSALLSAAAHVFRTVGFARAGVSEVVAEAGASVGSLYHHFTGKADLYLALYEEFQQRQQDRTHTAVADARAGGESDPTRLMNVAARAYLDGCIEERDTTRLFFGGDGPPGFDSQLRARLREWTNRNVALFRKADEPVDEALLMVVSGSMLLAVTEVVRRDIDDARQLADDITALLGQLQPRHGRHGAAEPPRER; encoded by the coding sequence GTGGAGAAGGTGCAGAAACCGGCGCGGATCTCGCACCGCGGGGCGGCCACGCGCAGTGCGCTCCTCAGCGCGGCGGCGCACGTGTTCCGCACGGTCGGGTTCGCCAGAGCCGGCGTCAGCGAGGTCGTCGCTGAGGCGGGTGCCAGCGTCGGTAGCCTCTACCACCACTTCACCGGAAAGGCCGACCTGTACCTGGCGTTGTACGAGGAGTTCCAGCAGCGCCAGCAGGACCGCACCCATACGGCGGTTGCCGACGCCCGCGCCGGCGGCGAGAGCGACCCGACCAGGTTGATGAACGTGGCCGCACGGGCCTACCTCGACGGGTGCATCGAGGAGCGCGATACCACCCGGCTGTTCTTCGGCGGCGATGGTCCGCCCGGCTTCGACTCCCAACTGCGGGCCCGGTTGCGCGAGTGGACCAACCGCAACGTCGCCCTGTTCCGCAAGGCCGACGAGCCCGTCGACGAGGCTCTGCTGATGGTGGTGAGTGGCTCGATGCTGCTCGCCGTGACCGAAGTAGTGCGGCGCGACATCGACGACGCCCGGCAGTTGGCCGACGACATCACGGCACTGCTGGGGCAGTTGCAGCCCCGCCACGGCCGCCACGGCGCCGCGGAGCCACCCCGGGAGCGATGA
- a CDS encoding ABC transporter ATP-binding protein has translation MVKRFGSIAAVDGLDLDVPSGIVLGLLGPNGAGKSTMMRMLTAQTRADSGQITVLGHRVPRESKRARAAMGVVPQHDNLDEELTVAENLEVFCHLYRVPRRERAEAVNRGLRIAHLEDRRTTRADKLSGGMRRRLLIARALVHQPRMVLLDEPTVGLDPQVRQELWSLVTDLRDHGVTVLMSTHYIEEAERLADVAALMANGRVVTTGAPGDLIADYAGKTVEEFPIGPGGPAEVERVAQAAGMVTRRTGASLAVLRAEELPGDLRETLGHGNVRPSNLEDVFVTLTGERVE, from the coding sequence GTGGTGAAGCGTTTCGGGTCCATAGCGGCGGTCGACGGGCTCGATCTCGATGTCCCGTCCGGGATCGTGCTCGGCTTGCTCGGCCCGAACGGCGCGGGCAAGTCCACCATGATGCGGATGCTCACCGCGCAGACCCGCGCCGACTCCGGCCAGATCACGGTGCTTGGCCATCGTGTGCCGCGCGAGTCCAAACGCGCCCGCGCCGCGATGGGAGTCGTCCCGCAGCACGACAACCTCGATGAGGAGCTCACCGTCGCCGAGAACCTGGAGGTGTTCTGCCACCTCTACCGGGTTCCCCGGCGCGAGCGCGCCGAGGCGGTCAACCGCGGCCTACGCATCGCCCACCTGGAGGACCGGCGCACCACCCGGGCCGACAAGCTGTCCGGTGGGATGCGCCGCCGGCTGCTCATCGCGCGGGCCCTGGTGCACCAGCCCCGGATGGTGCTGCTGGACGAGCCCACCGTGGGGCTCGACCCCCAGGTCCGCCAGGAGCTGTGGAGCCTCGTCACCGACCTGCGCGACCACGGCGTCACGGTGCTGATGTCCACGCACTACATCGAGGAGGCCGAACGCCTCGCCGACGTTGCCGCGCTCATGGCCAACGGCAGGGTCGTGACCACCGGAGCGCCCGGCGACCTCATCGCCGATTACGCCGGCAAGACCGTCGAGGAGTTCCCTATTGGCCCCGGCGGGCCAGCAGAGGTCGAGCGCGTTGCGCAGGCGGCCGGGATGGTCACCCGCCGCACCGGCGCGAGCCTGGCCGTGCTGCGCGCCGAGGAGCTGCCCGGCGACCTACGCGAGACCTTGGGCCACGGCAACGTCCGCCCCAGCAACCTTGAGGACGTCTTCGTGACCCTCACCGGGGAGAGAGTCGAATGA
- a CDS encoding ABC transporter permease produces MTTQTTARATQSPPGRFEFAPVAGVLAREWALYRRSWKPTTFAAVAEPVIMLLAFGVGLGSLVGAIGGHDYIHFLGTGIVAMSVLFTSMFPGLIDTYVRRVFQHTYEGMLAAPVDVRELVTGEASWIAVKAGVYGCAPLVVAIGFGLPPQPAMLLVPIVAFTTGFGFALTGIWMSAVVPSIKTMDYIISGVITPLFLIAGTFFPVDTLPAWAQVAAKINPLYHCVELVRGTAFGLDPLAGIGHFAAILAFVAIVWCLAVLQMRRRLIN; encoded by the coding sequence ATGACCACGCAGACCACCGCCCGCGCCACGCAGTCGCCGCCCGGGCGGTTCGAGTTCGCCCCGGTGGCCGGGGTCCTCGCCCGCGAATGGGCGCTGTATCGCCGGAGCTGGAAACCCACCACGTTCGCGGCGGTCGCCGAGCCCGTGATCATGCTGCTCGCGTTCGGCGTCGGCCTTGGGTCCCTGGTGGGCGCCATCGGCGGGCACGACTACATTCATTTCCTCGGCACCGGCATCGTGGCCATGTCGGTGCTGTTCACCTCGATGTTCCCGGGGCTCATCGACACCTACGTCCGCCGGGTCTTCCAGCACACCTACGAAGGCATGCTGGCCGCTCCGGTCGACGTTCGGGAGCTGGTCACCGGCGAGGCGAGCTGGATCGCCGTCAAGGCCGGCGTCTACGGCTGCGCGCCGCTGGTCGTGGCGATCGGCTTCGGGCTGCCGCCGCAACCGGCGATGCTGCTCGTGCCGATTGTGGCGTTCACCACGGGATTCGGCTTCGCGCTGACGGGCATCTGGATGTCGGCGGTGGTGCCGTCGATCAAGACGATGGACTACATCATCTCCGGGGTCATCACACCGCTGTTCCTGATCGCCGGAACGTTCTTCCCGGTCGACACGCTCCCGGCGTGGGCCCAGGTGGCGGCGAAGATCAATCCGCTCTACCACTGCGTCGAGCTGGTCCGCGGCACCGCGTTCGGCCTCGACCCGCTGGCCGGAATCGGGCACTTCGCCGCGATCCTGGCGTTCGTCGCCATCGTGTGGTGCCTGGCCGTCCTGCAGATGCGGCGCCGGCTGATCAACTGA
- a CDS encoding 4-hydroxy-3-methylbut-2-enyl diphosphate reductase has product MTATNRRRVLLAKPRGYCAGVDRAVITVEKALEQYGAPIYVRKQIVHNTHVVRRMEERGAIFVEETTEVPEGAIVVFSAHGVSPMVHEEASRRQLKTIDATCPLVTKVHKEAKRFADQDRDIILIGHTGHEEVEGTSGEAPEHIQVVESPDEVDKVEVRNPDNVSWLSQTTLSVDETNQTVDALRERFPNLLDPPSDDICYATSNRQDAVKEMSAQCDLVLVVGSDNSSNSVRLVEVALDAGATAAHLIDDASLMEESWLAGVETVGVTSGASVPDLLVQELLDRLAEHGFGDVEDVETAEENLTFSLPKELRKDLRIEPVNH; this is encoded by the coding sequence ATGACTGCGACGAATCGCCGCCGTGTCCTGCTCGCCAAGCCCCGTGGCTACTGCGCCGGGGTGGACCGCGCTGTCATCACGGTCGAGAAGGCACTAGAGCAGTATGGCGCCCCAATCTACGTCCGCAAGCAGATCGTGCACAACACGCACGTCGTGCGGCGCATGGAGGAGCGCGGCGCCATCTTCGTCGAGGAGACCACCGAGGTGCCCGAGGGCGCCATTGTTGTCTTCTCCGCACACGGCGTCTCCCCGATGGTCCACGAGGAGGCCAGTCGCCGCCAGCTCAAGACGATCGACGCCACCTGCCCCCTCGTCACCAAGGTGCACAAAGAAGCCAAGCGCTTCGCCGACCAGGACCGCGACATCATCCTGATCGGCCACACCGGCCACGAGGAGGTCGAGGGGACCAGCGGCGAGGCTCCGGAGCACATCCAGGTGGTCGAGAGCCCCGACGAGGTCGACAAGGTCGAGGTGCGCAATCCCGACAACGTCTCCTGGCTCTCCCAGACCACCCTGTCCGTCGACGAGACCAACCAGACGGTCGACGCCCTGCGCGAGCGGTTCCCGAACCTGCTCGACCCGCCGAGCGACGACATCTGCTACGCCACCTCCAACCGCCAGGACGCGGTCAAGGAGATGTCCGCGCAGTGCGACCTCGTACTGGTGGTCGGCTCGGACAACTCCTCCAACTCGGTGCGGCTGGTCGAGGTCGCCCTGGACGCCGGCGCGACCGCCGCGCACCTGATCGACGACGCTTCCCTGATGGAGGAGTCCTGGCTGGCGGGCGTCGAGACGGTTGGCGTCACCAGCGGGGCCTCGGTTCCCGACCTGCTCGTGCAGGAACTGCTGGACCGGCTCGCCGAGCACGGGTTCGGCGACGTCGAGGATGTCGAGACGGCCGAGGAGAACCTGACGTTCTCGCTGCCCAAGGAGCTCCGCAAGGACCTCCGGATCGAACCGGTCAACCACTGA